Below is a window of Sylvia atricapilla isolate bSylAtr1 chromosome 2, bSylAtr1.pri, whole genome shotgun sequence DNA.
CTTAATTGGGACGTTAATTGCCACCATCCTGCCCCACTGGTGGCGCTCGGCCTACGTGGCGCCAACATCATCACGGCCGTGGCCTACGTGAAGGGGCTGTGGATGGAGTGCGTGTGGCACAGCACCGGCGTCTACCAGTGCCAAGCCCACCgctcccagctggccctgcccgcCGACCTGCGCCGCCAGGGCCATGATGGtcatctcctgcctgctggcCGTGCTGGCGGCCGCCGCGGCCGTGGTGGGCATGAGGTGCACTCGCTGCGCCGAGGGCAGCCCCGCCAAGGCCTCCATGGCCGGCTCCGGCGGCATCGGCTTCATGGCGGCCGgcctgctctgcctggtgcCGGTGTCGTGGAGCACCAGCGACATCGTCGTGGATTTCTACCACCCCGCGCTTCCCGCCGGGATGAAGTACGAGATAGGGCAGGCTCTTTATCTGGGGTTCCTCTCCTCGGCTTTGAGCATGCTGGGGGGGGCCCTGCTGTGCGCGTCGTGCCTCGGGAGCGGGGCGCCTTTCCCACCGCGTGCCGGGGCTCTTCCCTCCTCCGCCAGCGTCCCCAAGGGTGACCACGCTCCTTCCCTGACATCCGCGTCCCACAGCGGCTACAGGCTGAGCGACTACGTGTGAGCGCCTCGGGAATTCCGCACGTGGCACCGCAGGACTGGGAATTGAGCTGCACCGTTGTGTTGTTCCGTCCTTTTTCCCCCGGAGGAGGGAAGGTGTGGAcgcagagctgctgcctgcaaaacctggaaaataaaggcaaaggtggaagaggaaaatgaatcCAGAAACgccagaggtttatgtccaaaaaggagacagaggagtcgtttgattttattctaataaagggagaggccatggggcatttcccctggggtctctccAATTTTGGAGGATGCAGCCTCCTATTTCATCCtaatttccctctctctttctccattGACTGAGGTACTTGAGAGTTACAGCCTTCCTGGAGTGCCTAATAcctaaaattcccctttaaTGTATAAACCCCCCCCCCTTTTAATTCTTAATTCTTACGGAATTTATGCATTTtccccattgtttctttcatctttcaatatcCAGTTCCATTTACCAGCAAACCtacagtttgtttgtaaaggcaaatatcttcttttccataTCATCGATCAGTGGGATCCTTCCCATCGTTTCTTTTGCCTCTCAGTGCTGGTTTTATCTGCAGCAGACCCAgagtttgtttgtaaagacaagtCTCTCATTCCGCTCAATATATTCCCAAGGCAGCACATCCCCGTCTACCTCCAATCACAGCTTTGGAGCCAGGTAATTCGAGGGGTATTTTGTTAAataatggtttggtttggagtCCTGTGATGCAGAACTGGCCACATCTCTTTGTTTCTTCCCAAAAAAAGACAGAGTTTTCCCTAAACCCTGGAATTTCTTGGGGATACACAGTGATTTCCAGCACTGATTGCCTGCTCATTTCCATAATTCACGAACATTTCGTCATGACAAggtattaattttgttttgacttaacttcttgttgtttttttaacagtCCCTTGAAATACCAGTTTCAATGGCACTGTGACAGATGTATTTGACAGCCTGTTACAACCAATACTGGAAGTTTTATTACAATGTTTTGACCTGGTCAAAATAGAATTTCAGCGCATTTTTGAAACGCATCACGAGGGAAACAAACCCTCTCAATGGCTcagaattgggtttttttcagatgtcaGGAATAGAATGGAACCGGACATTTGATATTAAAtgtactttaaaattaaatttaaaaagtctctGAATTCTAAGACTTTGTCACATTTAGCTTTTGAGCAGATTTAGCATCCTACACAACCTATGCATTATAGGGAGTGGAAAAACAGTTCCTAGAATCCTATCCCCAAATCCCAGGTAATGAAATGTGCTCATTTCTTAGGATGAACGCTGGTATTTTGTGCCTGAAGGTGCATTAGGGTTAGCAAGGATATTTCCATCCCTCCAGCGATTTTTGGGGAACTTCTGTTGGGGCACAATGCATCCTCCATGCCAACACTCATGGACTCTGACCACTGCTTGTCAGGAGTACCAAATCCAGATATTTCCTTCTAAAATCCTCACAAAATTCCATGGTTCTACAGTGGATTCaatcaaaaatcaaaattatgaGCAAAGAAAGCTCATTTCACATTGCAGCGAAGTCCAAGGCACACATAGCATGATATAAAATTATGACAAAAACAGAATCGATGGATTTCTCTTAAACCAGAAATTTATAGGTCTCCCACTTCCAACAGATGGACCAACACgttggaaaaaaacaattccAAGACATATGAGGCAACAATTCTTCatttggcaaaaaaagaaaatctgtttgcaaTTATATTGTCCCCTTGTATCACCTCCAGAGCCGGGAGATTTTCAACATTTCCCCTGGTTCCACTCTGAACCTTCCTTTTCGTGGTTGAGCACCACTGCCTTTGGCTTCATGTTGATTTGAATTGGGACAGAGGGTTTTCAGCATTGATTCATGTTAACATCACCTCTGTTTGTAAAGATAAATGGAATTTCTAAGCGATTTGCTGAGACCATAAATAAAAGTGATCTGGGACCCGATTTTGGTTATTTGTGGTGaaaggacacagggaatggctttaaactgaaggagggcagggctggatgggatcttgggcaggaattgttccctgggagggtgaggaggccctgaaaagctgtggctgcccctggatccctggcagtgtccaaggccaggttggacattggggttggagcactTTGGTCTGCATTttcataaaatcagagaattccagaatttctggggttgggaaggaccttaaatcccatccattgccacccctgccatgggcagggacacctcccactgtcccaggctgctccaagccccagtgtccaacctggccttgggcactgccagggatccaggggcagccacagcaaatctgggaattctagtccagcctctcctcaccctGCAAAGGAACAATTCCTGCACAAGATCCCATCAAATCCTACTTTGAAGctattccctgtgtcctgtccctgcagcccttgggaattgtctctctccaggtttcctggggctccttcaggccctgcaaggccaccctgagctcagcccaaagcttctcctgtccaggctgaacaatcccagctgtggcagcctttcctcccagcagagctgctccagccctctgctcatcctggagcctcctctgggctctctgcagcagctccacgtcctccctgggctgggaattccagggctggaTACCActggaagttgtccctgcccatgctgAGCTGCattggatgatctttaaggtcccctccagcccaaaTTCTGTGATCACTGACCCTGAAAACACCTCAGTGACaaccctgagctgcagggaatGGACACAGACTGCACAACAGCTTCTCAGAGAAGATGGAAACAAACTGTTCATGGTCCATTATGGATTTCTGGGCTGCTTTTTTCAGCCCAATGGAGGTGGTCAATTCCTGGGCTTTTCCTCTATTTCCATTCTACCAGACCCTGCCAAGTGATTTGGTATCAACCTGAGGCAGGGCTTTGGACTGCCATGAATGCTGGAGCACAATTCCAAGGGAGGAAATGGGCTGTGGGTCATGAGGGGGGGTTGTGCCATACACTAATAAATTCATTCACTGGCCAGGTGTTTGGTGTGGTGGGAATACTCCTGTGTGGGGCTGCTCTTACTGCAGCAATCCCCAGCCAGGCAGAAATGTGACAGGAGTGGAGCAGTTTATAAAATCCAGGCAAAAATACTTGGAAGTCAATAGATGTCAATAAAGACGGAAATggtctttctttcttccttcctttctttcttctttctttcttctttttttctttctttttctttctttctttctttttctctttctttttcttcttttctttttctttctttctttctttctttttcttttcttctttctttcttcttctttcttttctttcttttttctttcttctccttcttctttctttcttcttttttctttccttcttcctttttctttctttctttcttttctttctctttcttctcttttcttccttcttctttctttcctttctttccttcctttctttccttgcttttctttcttttctttttcttctcttcttcttctttcttctctttcctctttccccttttctttcctttttcttttttcttctttttctttctttcctcttttttctctcttccttcctttcttttctctttctcttttctctttccctcctcctctttctctttctcttttcaattTCAATTcaatttcaatttcatttctctctctttctttccttttttttttttttttctttccttctttgatCTAAAGACACTATCCCTTCCTTTCATTGTGCTTTGACGTGCATCATCAGAGATTGttctttttcacttgttttctaaaaattgTAAGTTTACTGCTTAGTCCCCACGTTCTATTAtccacatttaatttttatcacTAAAGGGGCACCTGGACATGTTGATTCTCAACTTAATTCAGATCATCTTTTCCAGTTCCTCAGCCTATGGAAACCAGAAGTCATGTTTTAACCCTTCACTGAGATCCTGACAGTTCTTCAGACGCTTCCCAAAACTCAACATCTGAATGGGTTTCAAAGTCTCTGTGGACAAGAAAGGCAGAGAGACCCcacctctctcctttttcccctgggaaaaggtgttattttattttctgctttaagcaaggagaaaaatacattatttcattAGCTCACACTTCCAAGATGTTTGGTAAGCAACTGTGGGAAGTGGAGTGATCAATGCAGAGATTGTGACCCTGTTGAGAGCACATGTACAGCCTTCATATAGATGTGTGGATATTTCAAATGCTGGAATTTTCCGCTCCATTGACTTCCCCGAGGTCACATTTCACCATAATCTCATTATTATGTCAATACTCCCAAATCTATTAGAGAGCTTTTAACTAAAAGGCCTCCAGAGCAAAGGAATCAAAGTCAGGGGGATTTTGCCCCCTCAGAGGATGGGATGGAAGGAGCTTTTGTGGCCATTTCACAAAGTGTTTGGTAGTTGAGCAGCTGCAACCCGTGGATGTGTGAGGGAGTTCTCCCTTCCCTGGATTCAGGAcaagccttttatttttaagatgtcATAATCACGGTCTTGATCACCAGGGTGCTCTCAAATCCACCCAGGCTCGGCTGTCAGCCTGTGCTATCCCTGGCAATTCCGCCCAATTAGCTGCCTTGCTAATGAACCTCACTGCTTTTCGTGGCTCTCTGTGGAGGAAAGGGCTCATTGACAGAGCAAGCCCAGCCTTCCACcccctgcctgagctgcctcttTGTCTCATTTGGTCCCATTTTATCATTCcatgtgatgccttgggaaggctgagctggaaggagacTGGActgagctggagaataaagtaggtatttattaaaagccTTTAAGATACAacttgggcaggacaagagcctggccagggctacaccccAAGGGGACAAATGGTCATAACATTGAAccaaaatagtcacaaaatggtcacaaaatgtcCACAATGGACAATCAGTCggaggtctcacactttgataagttttgtccatttgcacattggtTGAATTGTCCTGTTCCAGCcccaggtgatgcagtcccatccttcttgttctctctcctcagcccacccttgtttgtgctttggggcctgaaaacttgtcccaggtgtccttggtgtgcagcaggagaaggatttgttttgtgtccctgctgtgcagagctgagtgacactgactgtgagctcagagctgcagccctgggcaccacagaaaCTGGGatacagcaaagggaaaactgaaggcatcacacagaaaacacagagagcaAAGGTTTAGAAGCATCAATAAACCTTGAAAATCAGAGTTAGGACTGAAGTGCTTGGGAgagttgtggctgcccctggatccctggcagtgcccaaggccaggttggacattgggcttggagcagcctggacagtgggaggtggtggatgttcttgaaggtcttttccagcccggatgattctgtgaaattcatGGTAaagattctgtgaaattcatGATAAAATAACACCAGATTTGGGTTACATCATCTTTGCAAAGTTGAGTCATTTTAAGTTCACTTACTCTTGAAAGGAAGTTGAGGACGAAGAATCTGGAAATTGGGACAGTTCAGTcaaattttcctttcactgaaCACTCTGAACTCAGGGATTCAGCTTTGCACCAGCTGATGTTTTCTAGAGCTTTATGGAATTCCTCTACAAGGGAAACCATCAATAAGTTGCCAGCTGGAGAAAAGTGGgagcaaagaaaaggaattcCCACTCCAGCAATATCCAAGTGTCCCTTTAGTGACCTGAACATTAACAAACGAGGCTGTGCTGGATCCAGATCCCCAGGTAACTCCTGACACCACGAGCTGCCAGGATGCCCCACCAGATGTTCCACTCCCTCACCCCTGGGTGAAGCTCTTTGGAGTTCTCAACTCATCCAGCCTTTGGGATCTGGATCCAGTCTGTGGAAATCTGGATGCAGTCTGGGGATCTGGAATGCAGGTCTGGGGGATCTGGATCCAGTCTTTGGGATCGGATCCAGCCTGTGGGATCTGAATCCAGCCTGTGGGATCTGGATGCAGGCACACACCCTCGTTTGGGATCTCTGGGCACGTGGTGCTGATCCCGtgtccagcagcacatcccGAGCACTGGAATATGCAGCATAACCAGCAGAACCCCAGGGATGGCACCTCAGGGTCTTGCCACAGCCCCAACTCCTCCTCTCCCAGAATCCCAAAGCAATCTGGGATCTTCCAGCTGTGGTTTGGTACCTCCTGGCAGAAGTTCTGTGGCAAACACGAGCAAACTGATCCATAAACCCAGAAATGGGCTGTGAACAGAACTTCTGGAATGTCTTGTTGCTTCCAGAGCCCAAACAGGAGAATATTGGCCTTTGGAGACGCTCACACTCCATGGACAGAACActttccctccctctggagGTTTTATGGTCTCTGGGCatcagctccagctttccctcaCTGTGACCAGACCTGCAGCAATTTCTGACCCAATCTGCTGCAAgatctgcttctcttttcccagccccagccgAATCTTCCTCTATTCCTCCTGCAACACATTTTGAAGATGTGTTTTGGCCAACACATTGTTgtattctttgttttctgcttaaTGAGTTCCATCAGCTCCTGAgaggcatccctgcccatggcagggggctggaatgagatgacctttaaggtctcttccaacccaaattatgtgattccatgatttaaCATCAGAGCACACTCAGGATTGTTATCTCTCCTTTTTTATGATGAGTACCAAGCAAAAATGAGAGTTCAG
It encodes the following:
- the CLDN14 gene encoding LOW QUALITY PROTEIN: claudin-14 (The sequence of the model RefSeq protein was modified relative to this genomic sequence to represent the inferred CDS: inserted 3 bases in 2 codons) translates to MASWALELLGFSLSLLGLIGTLIATILPHWWRSAYXGANIITAVAYVKGLWMECVWHSTGVYQCQAHRSQLALPADLXAARAMMVISCLLAVLAAAAAVVGMRCTRCAEGSPAKASMAGSGGIGFMAAGLLCLVPVSWSTSDIVVDFYHPALPAGMKYEIGQALYLGFLSSALSMLGGALLCASCLGSGAPFPPRAGALPSSASVPKGDHAPSLTSASHSGYRLSDYV